In the Bacillus sp. HSf4 genome, AAGAGTTTTGTGCTGATCTTGCTGATTGCGTGCATCCCGGGTCTGTTGACGAGTGCGGGCATCTATTTTTTCTCAGCCGCAAAAATCGAACACGAGCTTCAGCATCTGCATGAAAGCCAAGTCAGACGCCAAATCATGCAAATGGATGACAAGCTGGAAGGGCTCGAAATCATGCTCTCCCAGCTGGCGTATGACACACGGCTGATGAGCGGGCTGGCTCATACGGATTTAAAAAAAGACTTTCAAACGACATACCGCTTGTCAAAGTCGCTGTTTGTTCTCCAGGACCAAAATCCGCTCATTCAGCGGGTTGAATTATTCATTCATGAAGGTGAGCCCCAGCTTTTAAATCCGGAATACAGCGCGCTGACCGATCGAAATCGTTTAAAATCCTACGATTCACTGCTTTCCGGCAATAAAAACGTCTATTGGAAAAAATGGCGCGGCAGCACTGGAGGCATGGCCCTCGTTCATAAAATTCCGGGGGGCATTTCAGAGCCGTTCGGCGCCCTGATTGTAACGATAGATCGTAAAGAAATGAAGCATTTGCTGGAAAGCCTTTCCCCATATTCAAAAGGAACCGCGCTGCTTTTCAGCAGGGACGCACCTTTTGGAAAGGAAGGCGAAGAATTTGAAAGCGCATTAAAGAAGCGGGCTGAAAAACAGCGGAGCAAACAGGGGGCCTTTTTCATGAAGTGGAGAGGTGAAAACTATTCCGTCTCCTTCGGACAGATGGATCGACTCGGCCAGGAATGGACTTATGTTTCCGCATCGCCAATGTCGTCCATTACCTCTCCTGTCCTGTTTTTATCAAAGCTCGTCGCATCCGTCAGCATGGCCGGGATTGTGCTGGCTTTCATTCTCACCTGGTATGCCTCAAATAAAATCTATTCACCTGTCGAGAAGCTGATCCAGCTTTGTTCAGCAGAACAGAAAACCGCCGCTTTCGGCCGCGATGAATTTCAGTGGCTCCAAAAGCGTTGGGAGGACATGTCGAACGAAAGCGGGAAGCTGAAACAGCAGATGACGGCTCAAGTTTCTCAAGTGACAAGCGGATTTTTTCAGCGGCTTCTCCAAGGAGGCTTTGCGGGAGAAGCGGAGAAAAGCTTGAAAAACCGTCTGAAGCGCTGGGGCTGGGAAGCGAAAGACAAGGTGTTCATCATCATCGATATCCAGATGACCGGCCTTTATGACGGGGCCGGCTCTTTTTCCAAAAAAGACGAAAGCCTCGCCAATTTTATGCTGGCCAACATCGCCCGCGAACTGGCCGAAAAAGTATTCCGGCGGGCGTATATCAGCGATGTCCGCGCTTTATCGCTCGATGCCCTTTTGATGTTTAGCGGTCCTCGCGCACAGCAGAAAACCGCCGCGCAATTTGTCCGCGAGCTGACAGATACGATTCATACACTATGCGGGCTTCACATTACGGCTACAATCTCAAAGCCGGTCGGCATGGTAAAGGACATTCCTGTCATATATGAAGAGGTGAAAGCCGGGAAGCTTTACAGACAGTTTGAAAATTCCAGCCAGCTGATCGATTTAAGCCGGCGGAAGGAGAAGACACAAGCCGATGCTTATTATCCGTTTGCCCTGGAAAAAAGGATCGTACAAGCGATCCGCCTCGAAGAAAAAGATGAAGCCGAACGCCTGATCGCGCTTTTTATGAATGAGCTTGCGGAAAGAGGGAAAACAGAGGCCCGTATCCAGCCGGGAATGATTCAGCTGTTTGCCAAAATTCAGGAAGAGATTTTTCATTCGGGTCTTCACCCTTATGAATTATTTTCCAATAACGATCTGATCCGGGAGCTGTCAGAACTCAGAGAGCCGTCACACGCGGTCGCCTGGATGATGGAACGCGCTGTCGGTCCTTATCTCAAAGAACTTGAGGGGAGAAACAACAGACAGCAAAAACGGCTTGTCGAACGGGTGCTTGCGATGATTCACGAAAATTACATGAATGATATTTCACTTGAAAGCTGCGCTGATGAAGCGGGAACGAATTCATATACGCTGAGCAAGGCGTTTAAACAGATCACCGGCATCAATTTTATCGATTATGTCACGCATTTGCGAATTGAAAAAGCGAAAGAGCTGCTTCTCGAAACGGATCAGAAAATACATGACGTATCAGAGGCTGTCGGCTACAGACACAGCTATTTCAACCGGATTTTTAAAAAACAGGTCGGGGTTCCGCCGAGCCGCTATAGACAGCTTCATCAGGAAACCTCGTGAAATGGAGAGGAAAACATGAACGAAAAACCGAAAGTCACCGTGTTTTTGGCGGGGGATTCGACCGTTGCCGAGTGTCCGCCGCATGAAGCGCCGATGGCCGGCTGGGGTCAAGCGTTTCCATTGTTTTTTACAGATGAAGCAAGAATCGTCAATCTGGCCAAAGGCGGCGCCAGCTCCAACCGCTTTATCACCGAGGGGCGTCTCGCTGACATCGCCGGCCGTCTCACAGCAGGGGATTATGTGTTGATTCAATTCGGTCACAATGATCAAAAGCCGTATGGAACAGATCCGTTTACATCGTATCAGGACAATCTTTTCCGCTATGTCGAAACCGTGCGGGCAAAAGCGGCGTTTCCGGTTTTGGTTACTTCTGTCCAGAGGCGGCATTTTGATGAAAGCGGAGTGATCGTTAATACGCTTGGCGATTTTCCAAAAGCGATGCTTGAGCTTGCGCGGAGGCTTGAAGTGCCGCACATCGATTTATGGTCGAAGACAAAAGCGCTCTATGAATCTTTCGGAGTGGAAGGGTCAAAGCAGCTGTTCGTTCACTTTCAGCCTGATGAGCATCCTCATTATCCAGGCGGCATCGAAGATAACACCCATTTCTCCGCATACGGCGCTCGTCAGGTTGCAAAGCTTGTCACAGAAGGCATCAAGGAGCTTGGGCTTCCTCTTTCCGCCTATCTTCAAACAGAAAGGAGCGGTCGCCATGCAAAGTTTTGACAACAGGGAGGGCCTCATGATCTATCAAAATCGTTTATCATCTCCTCAGGATCTCAGCGGCTGGGTCATGGAAGGGAAAGGAAAGGTCAGCTTTCCTGAGGGAAGGCTTCATCTGGAAAATGAGCTTGATCCGGAGCTTTACGGAGATGACGCACACTTTGTGTACTGGTGCCCGGAGACGTTTCCTGATGGGATCATCATCAAATGGGATTTCTACCCTATCAGAGAACCCGGGCTGTGCATGATCTTTTTCGCGGCTTCCGGACGGAATGGAGAGGATTTGTTTGATCGGAAGCTCGCAGAAAGAACAGGCAAATATCCGGAATATCATTCAGGTGATATCAATACGCTGCATCTCTCTTATTTCAGACATAAGCATGCTGATGAAAGAGCCTTCAGAACATGCAATCTCAGGAAAAGCCGCGGTTTTCACCTTGTCGAGGAGGGAGCCGATCCGCTGCCGCCAGCAGCCGACGCTCTTCCGCCTTACCGGATGAGGCTCGTTAAAGACGGTCCATACATTCACTTTTCGATCAACGGGCTTTCCATTCTGGAGTGGACGGATGACGGCCGCCGCTTCGGCCCTGTATACGGAGGAGGAAAAATCGGCTTCAGGCAAATGGCTCCGCTGAAAGCGGCCTACAGCAATTTTGAGGTTCGCACGCTTTTGCGCGGCTAAAGGGGAGGTGCATCATGCGTGAAAAAGGCGTAATGGCGATGATTTACAACGGCTGTGAAGCAGCCGTTAAGATCGCCATGCTGAACGGTTTGTGGATTTTGTTTACAGTATGCGGAGGCATCGTTCTCGGCTGGGCTCCAAGCACGGCCGCGATGTTTACAGTCGTACGCAAATGGCTTTTTGGTTATACGGATCTGCCGCTTTTCAAAACGTTTTACCAAACATACAAAAAGGAATTTGCCAAAGCAAACGGGATCGGTCTTATCCTTGTGGCGGCCGGTTATATTTTATTTGTTAACTATCAATTTTTTCATATTCGCGAAGACTTGTTTTCGATCATGATCAGCTATGCGACATTGCTTGCCGGGCTGGCGTATGCGATGGTCCTCATTTATATTTTCCCGCTCTACGTTCATTTTGAGCTGCCGTTTTCCCGCTATTTTTCCCAGGCTGTACTGATCGGTCTTCTTCGCCCTTTGACAACGGCCGGGCTGGCCGCGGCGGGCGGGCTGGTCGTCTGCGTGCTCATAACGGTGCCGGGGCTGATCCCGTTTTATGGTGTCAGTTTATTTGCTCTTGTTTTTATGTTTATCACACACAGGTGTTTTATGAGGTTGGAAGCGTGAGAAGTTAGGCAAAAAAGTACCAATTTTAATAAAAAAGCTGCCGCTGGCGGCTATTAGTCAGCTATTTGCCCCTCGCAAAAAAGTGCAATTGAATAAAAATGGAAGTCATAATAGAATCCCTTTTGAGTAAGCGCTTACAAATTATCTTGTGAAGGGAGACTATTATGAGGAAAAAAAGGTGGAGAAAACGGCTGGCGGCCTCAGCTTTGTTTTTGATCATGGCAGTTCCACCCGTTGCGGAACAGGCGAAAGCCGGGAAAGTTCATGCGGATGAAGGGCGACAAATGGAGTCGCTGAAACGGGGGCTTGTCGCTGTCAAAACTGGAAGTGGTGTGTTTTTGAGCTGGCGGCTCCTCGGTACAGAGCCGTCATCCGTTTCTTTTAATGTGTATCGAAACGGCCGGAAACTGAACAATTCTCCGATCACATCAAGCACGAATTATCAGGATGCGGGGGGAAATGCCAATGATTCTTATGCAGTTCGGGCTGTTTTAAACGGCAAAGAACAGGCGCCTTCTGAAACGGTTGGGGTTTGGGGTGAGAATCACAAAGCTGTTCCGCTCGAGAAGCCGGCCGGCGGGAAAACGCCTGATGGCCATTCATATACCTACAGCGCCAATGATGCGAGCGTCGGTGATCTTGATGGTGACGGTGAGTACGAGATCATTCTCAAATGGGACCCATCCAACTCAAAGGATAATTCACAGGACGGGTATACAGGAGAAGTGTTGATCGATGCTTATAAACTAGACGGTACGAGAATATGGAGAATCGGGCTGGGTAAAAACATCCGCGCCGGCGCCCACTATACACAGTTCCTCGTCTATGACTTCGACGGCGACGGAAAAGCGGAAATCGCGATGAAAACGGCTGACGGAACGACGGACGGAAAAGGAAAAGTGATCGGCAACCGCAGCGCCGACTATCGGAATAGCCAAGGCAGGATTTTGGAAGGGCCTGAGTATTTGACGATCTTTAAAGGTGATACAGGAAGCGAGCTGCAGACGATAAACTACGAGCCGGCCCGGGGGAATGTAGCGGACTGGGGTGACAGCTACGGAAACAGGGTTGATCGTTTTCTCGCAGGTGTCGCATATCTTGACGGAAAACGGCCGAGTCTTGTCATGGCGCGCGGCTATTACACGAGAACCGTCCTTGTCGCTTATAACTTTAGGGATGGAAAGCTGACCAAGCTGTGGACATTTGATTCAAAAGCGCCGGGCAATGAGAGATATGCCGGACAGGGCAATCACAGCTTAAGTGTCGCAGATGCAGACGGGGATGGAAAAGATGAAATTTTATACGGTGCGATGGCTGTCGACCATGACGGCAAAGGTCTTTATTCAACAGGCTGGGGCCATGGAGATGCGATGCACGCCGGAGACCTTGATCCGGCAAGAGACGGACTGGAAGTGTTTCAAGTGCATGAAAACAGCAGTTCTCCATACGGATTGTCCTTTCGCGACGCGGCCACCGGACAGCTGATTTGGGGCGTCCATGCCGGCAAGGATGTCGGACGCGGGATGGCCGCTGATATTGATCCGCGCTATGAGGGGGCTGAAGTGTGGGCAAACGGGGGACTTTACACGGCAAAAGGAGAAAAGATCGGCAGCACACTGCCTTCGTCAACCAATTTCGGCATCTGGTGGGATGGAGACCTTCAGCGAGAGCTGCTTGACAGCAACAGGATCGATAAGTGGGATTATCAACATGCGAAAACAATCAATTTGCTGACAGCGGCCGGAGCTTCTGCGAATAATGGGACAAAAGCGACGCCGACTTTGCAGGCCGATATTCTCGGAGACTGGCGCGAGGAAGTGATTTGGCGCACAGATGACAGCAGTGCACTGCACATCTATACGACGACAGATATGACCAATCACCGCATATATACGCTGATGCATGACGCTGTCTACAGGCTCGGCATCGCCTGGCAAAATGTCGGCTACAATCAGCCGCCGCACACCGGCTTTTATTTAGGGGAAGGCATGGCGGTCCCCGAGAAGCCAAATATTGATACGCGCTGAGTGAAAGGAGACTGAAAACATGAAGAAATATCTTCGTTTCACCGCGGCTCTTCCCCTGCTCATCCTTTTGCTGGCGGGTTTTATCGGACTGATGCATCCGCAGAAGGCCGCTGCGCAGACCGACCGGCAGCTGTTTCTGTTCGATTTTGGAATAGGGCCCGCAGAAGAGCATTACACAAAAATCGGGAAAACCTCGATTTACAAAAAAGACACAGGATACGGC is a window encoding:
- a CDS encoding rhamnogalacturonan acetylesterase; its protein translation is MNEKPKVTVFLAGDSTVAECPPHEAPMAGWGQAFPLFFTDEARIVNLAKGGASSNRFITEGRLADIAGRLTAGDYVLIQFGHNDQKPYGTDPFTSYQDNLFRYVETVRAKAAFPVLVTSVQRRHFDESGVIVNTLGDFPKAMLELARRLEVPHIDLWSKTKALYESFGVEGSKQLFVHFQPDEHPHYPGGIEDNTHFSAYGARQVAKLVTEGIKELGLPLSAYLQTERSGRHAKF
- a CDS encoding YesU family protein; the protein is MQSFDNREGLMIYQNRLSSPQDLSGWVMEGKGKVSFPEGRLHLENELDPELYGDDAHFVYWCPETFPDGIIIKWDFYPIREPGLCMIFFAASGRNGEDLFDRKLAERTGKYPEYHSGDINTLHLSYFRHKHADERAFRTCNLRKSRGFHLVEEGADPLPPAADALPPYRMRLVKDGPYIHFSINGLSILEWTDDGRRFGPVYGGGKIGFRQMAPLKAAYSNFEVRTLLRG
- a CDS encoding AraC family transcriptional regulator, which codes for MKKLHQRHVSRRKGTYFKKSFVLILLIACIPGLLTSAGIYFFSAAKIEHELQHLHESQVRRQIMQMDDKLEGLEIMLSQLAYDTRLMSGLAHTDLKKDFQTTYRLSKSLFVLQDQNPLIQRVELFIHEGEPQLLNPEYSALTDRNRLKSYDSLLSGNKNVYWKKWRGSTGGMALVHKIPGGISEPFGALIVTIDRKEMKHLLESLSPYSKGTALLFSRDAPFGKEGEEFESALKKRAEKQRSKQGAFFMKWRGENYSVSFGQMDRLGQEWTYVSASPMSSITSPVLFLSKLVASVSMAGIVLAFILTWYASNKIYSPVEKLIQLCSAEQKTAAFGRDEFQWLQKRWEDMSNESGKLKQQMTAQVSQVTSGFFQRLLQGGFAGEAEKSLKNRLKRWGWEAKDKVFIIIDIQMTGLYDGAGSFSKKDESLANFMLANIARELAEKVFRRAYISDVRALSLDALLMFSGPRAQQKTAAQFVRELTDTIHTLCGLHITATISKPVGMVKDIPVIYEEVKAGKLYRQFENSSQLIDLSRRKEKTQADAYYPFALEKRIVQAIRLEEKDEAERLIALFMNELAERGKTEARIQPGMIQLFAKIQEEIFHSGLHPYELFSNNDLIRELSELREPSHAVAWMMERAVGPYLKELEGRNNRQQKRLVERVLAMIHENYMNDISLESCADEAGTNSYTLSKAFKQITGINFIDYVTHLRIEKAKELLLETDQKIHDVSEAVGYRHSYFNRIFKKQVGVPPSRYRQLHQETS
- a CDS encoding YesL family protein — translated: MREKGVMAMIYNGCEAAVKIAMLNGLWILFTVCGGIVLGWAPSTAAMFTVVRKWLFGYTDLPLFKTFYQTYKKEFAKANGIGLILVAAGYILFVNYQFFHIREDLFSIMISYATLLAGLAYAMVLIYIFPLYVHFELPFSRYFSQAVLIGLLRPLTTAGLAAAGGLVVCVLITVPGLIPFYGVSLFALVFMFITHRCFMRLEA
- a CDS encoding rhamnogalacturonan lyase encodes the protein MRKKRWRKRLAASALFLIMAVPPVAEQAKAGKVHADEGRQMESLKRGLVAVKTGSGVFLSWRLLGTEPSSVSFNVYRNGRKLNNSPITSSTNYQDAGGNANDSYAVRAVLNGKEQAPSETVGVWGENHKAVPLEKPAGGKTPDGHSYTYSANDASVGDLDGDGEYEIILKWDPSNSKDNSQDGYTGEVLIDAYKLDGTRIWRIGLGKNIRAGAHYTQFLVYDFDGDGKAEIAMKTADGTTDGKGKVIGNRSADYRNSQGRILEGPEYLTIFKGDTGSELQTINYEPARGNVADWGDSYGNRVDRFLAGVAYLDGKRPSLVMARGYYTRTVLVAYNFRDGKLTKLWTFDSKAPGNERYAGQGNHSLSVADADGDGKDEILYGAMAVDHDGKGLYSTGWGHGDAMHAGDLDPARDGLEVFQVHENSSSPYGLSFRDAATGQLIWGVHAGKDVGRGMAADIDPRYEGAEVWANGGLYTAKGEKIGSTLPSSTNFGIWWDGDLQRELLDSNRIDKWDYQHAKTINLLTAAGASANNGTKATPTLQADILGDWREEVIWRTDDSSALHIYTTTDMTNHRIYTLMHDAVYRLGIAWQNVGYNQPPHTGFYLGEGMAVPEKPNIDTR